A genome region from Cutaneotrichosporon cavernicola HIS019 DNA, chromosome: 5 includes the following:
- a CDS encoding uncharacterized protein (DUF1900) has protein sequence MAPRTFGATKFRNAVPAIPTRDEWYRTHLPPASSAPPNTSTYSGLVKTTRNVVITLAPNGDASVRPYSAIGEHEGEVWTGKIGPVADWDVSRLEDAGMLVAGNDGTATYYSITDKLEARHSFGLDGKASCVRLHPTTPGLALASTNVVAIYDVAASTAAITLNAPAPLWSASWSPDGRLVGGVSKKGLAYVWDVRSGSAPTQTRDLSSLLQALKPVHTAYVGNELFVTSFSRSRTRQYSLLNADLSTAFTAAVDTSQGPLVPVVDEERRIVYVSGRGDMTLRQIELSGPQGYQEMPHHLPAPLTAGGAAAAHWSTLPVMEAQIATLLLSTTDKDGDTILPLGIKVPRRQLIDYHADLFPDVAGSVPEQDAAQWLAGGDKAPIHASVDPERRAAWEKTVEEGKAKWAAAAAAAAVAVAPAATPTQTSAPAPEPAAAPRAPSPAKPPVLAVAAPAPTARPVSPPKSTQAAKHTSPQPGLPPLKGDEDYTSTSYKVRLIGDKLAALHKSHTGTGPLMVGLQGPQGCGKTTLCDALVVALEGKGLSVAVLSLDDLYRTHEGLKKLAAEHPNNALLAGRGPPGTHDVELATRVLKEVQDINPRGHIEMPVFDKSLCGGQGDRSAQMVGVDGPLDIFVLEGWSFGFGALSSSALDARLAAKDGKYFPKYGASELRELNDYLRAFGEAVYPFFEAVVQIEPDSYEHVFRWRLQQEHEMKAKKGEGMSDEAVHAFVERYMPSYELWAGGVLDSNSPWAGKVLRLRYGKDREVTGVEEPKPVQKDKPTPTASAPMPAPVARTAASLAVAASSPTASAYATAQSSPKPPSPAPQKAPSAAPKTASSPPKAPSPKPVPAAKSASPPAPAIQAAAHKPYNPGWSRKYLAGKTPLIPTYDQIPTLATLHQDSQILRISQNLAFFPVQGPGGRLLVHPLSKKGRLPVGGVGFVTGGVALADFAADPFSDRVVCAGEDGVLRTWDLPSDGVEGAGPEPTLVRGVGVERIAHVAFHPTARDLLIVASNEHGSSHLRFFDLSSGKEDKVVSLPAPVTGFAVSDCGQRVALPTKDGRILVWDRDGKFVEGKAHDSPRAAQVAWAGDHLVSLGFGRGSIRQLHVYSVGGKVERIAALSLDVSPSVLFPVYDADTNILFAWGKGQQNILAFLINPLGEVIDKLPSFTAGSPQLGVAFFPKSSLDITKVEVAKCLRLTSRSVEQVTFSVPRNRPQFFQDDIYVPTRDTKPTISAAEWLAGTPGLPKYISLRPGGMELLSEAPAQNTVRKKFVPAAAIMSEEQRKQKAMDDLFAKAKDDSDSDDEPQRRGGIPPPDDDW, from the exons ATGGCCCCACGCACCTTTGGGGCGACAAAGTTCCGCAATGCGGTGCCTGCCATTCCGACCCGCGACGAGTGGTACCGcacccaccttccccccgcCTCATCTGCACCTCCCAACACTTCCACCTACTCGGGCCTCGTCAAGACCACGCGCAATGTCGTAATCACCCTCGCGCCGAACGGCGATGCCAGCGTGCGGCCTTACTCTGCTATTGGAGAgcacgagggcgaggtaTGGACAGGCAAGATTGGGCCAGTTGCGGACTGGGACGtctcgcgcctcgaggacgcggggATGCTCGTCGCGGGCAACGATGGGACT GCGACGTATTACTCTATCACTGATAAACTCGAGGCACGACACAGCTTCGGCCTTGATGGAAAGGCCAGCTGCGTCCGCCTGCATCCCACCACACccggcctcgcgctcgcatCTACCAACGTCGTCGCGATCTACGATGTCGCCGCCTCAACCGCAGCCATTACGCTCAACGCCCCGGCGCCCCTCTGGAGCGCATCCTGGTCTCCTGATGGCCgccttgtcggcggcgtgaGCAAGAAAGGACTCGCGTACGTCTGGGACGTACGCTCTGGCTCAGCCCCCACCCAAACCCGCGACCTCAGCTCTCTCCTGCAGGCGCTCAAACCCGTCCACACGGCGTATGTCGGCAACGAACTATTCGTTACCTCATTCTCCCGCTCCCGTACCCGCCAGTACTCGCTCCTCAACGCTGACCTCTCGACGGCTTtcaccgccgccgtcgatACGTCGCAGGGACCCCTGGTtcccgtcgtcgacgaggagcggcgTATTGTCTACGTCTCGGGCCGTGGAGATATGACGCTGCGTCAGATCGAGCTCTCCGGTCCACAGGGGTATCAGGAGATGCCGCATCATCTTCCGGCCCCGCTTAcggccggcggcgcggcggccgcgcacTGGTCCACCTTGCCCGTGATGGAGGCACAGATCGCCACGCTactcctctccaccacgGATAAGGACGGAGACACTATCTTGCCTCTCGGAATCAAGgtacctcgccgccagctcATCGACTACCATGCCGACCTGTTCCCTGATGTCGCTGGGAGCGTACCGGAGCAGGATGCAGCCCAGTGGCTGGCGGGCGGCGACAAGGCGCCAATTCACGCTAGCGTCGACCccgagcggcgcgcggctTGGGAGAAGAccgtggaggagggcaaggctaaatgggcggcggcggcggcggcggcggctgtAGCTGTGGCACCAGCTGCGACACCTACCCAGACATCTGCGCCGGCTCCAGAGCCCGCTGCGGCGCCTCGCGCCCCGTCTCCAGCCAAGCcccccgtcctcgctgtcgccgcCCCCGCTCCTACTGCGCGCCCTGTTTCCCCACCCAAATCCACCCAAGCCGCGAAACACACCAGCCCCCAGCCCGGCCTGCCACCCCTCAAAGGCGACGAGGACTATACTTCGACGTCGTACAAGGTGCGCCTCATTggcgacaagctcgccgcgctccacAAGAGCCACACCGGCACTGGACCGCTCATGGTCGGCCTACAGGGTCCGCAGGGATGCGGTAAGACGACACTGTGCGACGCCCTCGTGGTGGCGctggagggcaagggctTGAGCGTGGCAGTGCTCTCGCTCGATG ACCTGTACCGTACCCATGAGGGGCTGAAGAAGCTGGCGGCCGAACACCCTAACAACGCGCTGCTCGCGGGCCGCGGGCCACCGGGAACCCATGATGTCGAGTTGGCAACCCGCGTACTGAAGGAGGTACAGGACATCAATCCACGTGGCCACATCGAGATGCCTGTCTTCGACAAGTCGCTTTGTGGCGGACAAGGTGACCGCTCAGCCCAGatggtcggcgtcgacgggcCGCTGGACATCTTTGTCCTCGAAGGCTGGAGCTTCGGCTTCGGtgccctctcctcttctgcTCTAGATGCCCGCCtggccgccaaggacggcaagtACTTCCCGAAGTACGGGGCCTCTGAGCTCAGGGAGCTCAACGACTATCTCCGCGCATTCGGAGAGGCCGTGTATCCCTTCTTCGAGGCGGTCGTGCAGATCGAGCCGGACAGCTACGAGCACGTCTTCCGGTGGCGCCTTCAGCAGGAACACGAGATGAAGGCTaagaagggggaggggatgagCGATGAGGCGGTGCATGCGTTCGTGGAGCGGTATATGCCTAGCTATGAGCTGTGGGCTGGCGGCGTGCTGGATTCGAACTCGCCGTGGGCTGGTAAAGTGCTGCGCCTTCGGTACGGGAAGGATAGGGAGGTGACtggagtggaggagccAAAGCCCGTGCAGAAGGACAAGCCCACGCCCACCGCCAGTGCTCCGATGCCCGCGCCCGTCGCGAGGACGGCCGCGTCCCTTGCCGTAGCCGCCTCTTCACcgaccgcgtcggcgtACGCGACGGCCCAGTCGAGCCCGAAAccgccctcccccgcaCCCCAGAAGGCTCCCTCTGCTGCTCCCAAGacggcctcctctcctcccaaGGCGCCGTCTCCCAAGCCTGTACCAGCCGCCAAGTCCGCCTCTCCCCCTGCCCCTGCCATCCAAGCAGCCGCGCACAAGCCATACAACCCCGGTTGGTCGCGCAAGTACCTGGCCGGCAAAACCCCCCTCATCCCGACCTACGACCAGAtccccaccctcgccacACTGCACCAGGACAGTCAGATCCTGCGCATCTCCCAAAACCTCGCCTTCTTCCCGGTCCAGGGTCCCGGTGgacgcctcctcgtccacccgCTGTCCAAGAAGGGCCGCCTTCCCGTTGGTGGTGTGGGCTTCGTCACAGGCGGTGTGGCGCTGGCAGACTTCGCCGCGGACCCATTCAGTGACCGCGTAGTCTGTGCTGGCGAAGACGGCGTCCTGCGGACGTGGGACCTCCCCTCTGATGGGGTTGAGGGTGCGGGGCCCGAGCCAACCCTTGTTaggggggttggggtggaGAGAATCGCCCACGTCGCGTTCCATCCGACTGCACGCGACCTCTTAATTGTCGCAAGTAACGAGCATGGATCTTCGCACCTGCGTTTCTTCGATCTCTCCTCGGGTaaggaggacaaggtcgtTTCCCTCCCAGCGCCGGTGACGGGCTTCGCCGTCTCGGATTGCGGACAGCGCGTCGCCCTGCCCACCAAGGACGGGCGGATTCTGGTATGGGACCGCGACGGCAAGTTTGTCGAAGGCAAGGCGCACGATTCTCCACGGGCAGCCCAGGTCGCCTGGGCTGGTGATCACCTCGTATCTCTCGGTTTTGGGCGCGGATCCATTCGCCAACTACATGTCTACTCTGTCGGTGGGAAAGTGGAGCGCAtcgccgcgctctcgcttgacgtctcgccctccgtACTATTCCCCGTGTATGATGCCGACACGAACATTCTCTTCGCATGGGGCAAGGGACAGCAGAACATCCTCGCTTTCCTCATCAACCCTCTTGGCGAGGTGATCGACAAACTCCCCTCCTTTACGGCCGGCTCTCCTCAACTGGGAGTGGCCTTCTTCCCCAAATCGTCGCTAGACATAACCAAAGTCGAAGTGGCAAAATGTCTGCGCCTGACCTCTCGTTCAGTCGAGCAAGTGACATTCTCTGTGCCCCGCAACAGGCCCCAATTCTTCCAGGACGACATTTACGTTCCCACCCGCGATACCAAGCCCACCATTTCTGCGGCTGAGTGGCTGGCAGGTACTCCGGGTCTGCCAAAGTACATTAGCCTGCGTCCGGGGGGAATGGAGCTGCTGTCT
- the HIS5 gene encoding uncharacterized protein (Aminotransferase class I and II), whose protein sequence is MPILGLSTKGPSAPAHFNLESLIRPNILALQPYRCARDDYSSGMLLDANENAIGAALPANFVPGLEAEDVSALNRYPSPTHDELKRRIAKLRNVPDEKWVFLGVGSDEVIDMLYRCLCVPAKDNILTTPPTYGMYGVCAQINDVGIVKVPLVTKNGAYQLDEAAMDAAFVANPDLKMVFICSPGNPTGTLIPLDVIRRVAENTKFKGLVVVDEAYVDFAPEGTSACSLVTQYANVCVMQTLSKSFGLASIRLGFLVGSPELVQILTNAKAPYNVSLPTAAIGLQAFSEEGLAIMAANVRVLNANRDALIAEITQIPNIGRVLGGNHANFIVVEILKDGKPDTPRAKAVYTEMAENRGVVVRFRGSEIGCEGCLRITVGTEDENKTLLARLRELLV, encoded by the coding sequence ATGCCTATCCTCGGACTCTCTACCAAGGGGCCTTCGGCCCCAGCTCACTTCAACCTCGAATCTCTGATCCGGCCCAAcatcctcgctctccaGCCCTACCGCTGCGCCCGCGACGACTACTCGTCGGGCATGCTTCTCGATGCCAACGAGAACGCCATCGGCGCCGCCCTTCCCGCAAACTTCGTGCCCGGCCTAGAGGCCGAAGACGTTTCGGCGCTCAACCGCTACCCCTCGCCAACTCACGATGAGCTCAAGCGCCGTATCGCCAAACTCAGGAACGTGCCCGACGAGAAGTGGGTCTTCCTCGGTGTCGGGTCAGACGAGGTCATCGACATGCTCTACCGCTGTCTCTGTGTTCCCGCCAAGGACAATATCCTCACCACGCCCCCAACGTATGGAATGTACGGCGTGTGTGCGCAGATCAACGACGTGGGCATCGTAAAGGTCCCTCTGGTCACCAAGAACGGCGCGtaccagctcgacgaggccgccaTGGACGCTGCATTTGtcgccaaccccgaccTCAAGATGGTGTTTATCTGCAGTCCCGGTAACCCTACCGGAACGCTTATTCCGCTCGATGTGATTCGTCGCGTGGCCGAGAACACAAAGTTCAAGggcctcgtcgttgtcgatgAGGCGTATGTCGACTTTGCGCCCGAGGGCACGTCGGCGTGTTCCCTCGTCACGCAGTACGCCAACGTCTGTGTGATGCAGACCCTCTCCAAGTCTTTTGGACTGGCCTCTATCCGCCTCGGTTTCCTCGTCGGATCGCCAGAACTGGTCCAGATCCTCACAAACGCAAAGGCACCCTACAACGTTTCTCTGCCTACCGCCGCGATCGGTTTGCAGGCCTTTAGCGAAGAGGGACTGGCTATTATGGCTGCCAACGTGCGCGTTCTCAATGCCAACCGCGACGCTCTTATTGCCGAGATTACCCAGATTCCCAACATTGggcgcgtgctcggcggTAATCACGCCAACTTTATCGTTGTCGAGatcctcaaggacggcaagcccGACACGCCTCGCGCAAAGGCCGTGTATaccgagatggccgagaaccgcggcgtcgtcgtccgtTTCCGCGGTTCCGAGATTGGGTGCGAGGGATGTCTCCGCATCACGGTTGGtaccgaggacgagaacaAGACTTTGCTTGCGCGtctgcgcgagctgctcgttTAG
- the RPA49 gene encoding uncharacterized protein (A49-like RNA polymerase I associated factor), translating to MSSQDTKKSKKRKSMAAEGKVGDVAIEIADSLGAGPAFVNFPTIKPNKKVPFTIYSRDSAPTTSDITKQRSLIAGETEDVEFFSTNRDRQVSGEGSDCQYLAAVYDPETNKLHVTNTPLYLLAHRVKRLRDLGPSGTASLDTQWKAKRNDLGEVFGTRKAKTQIKAEERNKVDVKAMSGVRADLISSIAAKEATDETPAPPEVIPVPNLTTSVVADVYPREAIVPDGEWSALNVTDIVKAKDDKERVACLPYRRSRWIENKLRVAIEGPPSVRKQNLRYLFYLSCLMSFFNFAHSLHRTSNADLPSKLQGIPPQVLQGLLTRFSEPDGKKYKVTERSRQKLLMWICVCYLAADGWTVDVGRVAKDLNMPPTKVGEFYKSLGCTVELPSPAEREKMGITLSQAQERRRATLKAPVKYPKTKRRGPAKH from the exons ATGTCGTCGCAGGACACCAAGAAgtcgaagaagaggaaATCGATGGCGGCCGAGGGCAAAGTCGGCGACGTGGCCATCGAGATCGCCGACTCGCTGGGTGCGGGACCAGCCTTTG TCAACTTCCCCACAATCAAGCCGAACAAGAAGGTGCCGTTCACAATCTACTCTCGCGACTCGGCACCAACTACTTCGGACATTACGAAGCAGCGCAGCCTGATAGCgggcgagaccgaggacgtcgagtTCTTCTCGACCAACCGTGACCGGCAGGTCAGCGGGGAGGGCAGCGACTGCCAGTACCTCGCGGCGGTGTATGATCCCGAGACGAACAAGCTCCACGTCACCAACACTCCTCTGTATCTTCTCGCGCATAGGGTTAAGCGGTTACGCGACCTCGGACCGAGCGGCACCGCCAGCTTGGACACTCAGTGGAAGGCGAAGCGTaacgacctcggcgaggtgtTTGGTACAcgcaaggccaagaccCAAATCAAGGCTGAGGAGCGTAACAAGGTCGATGTTAAGGCCATGTCGGGTGtgcgcgccgacctcatctCGAGTAttgcggccaaggaggccacCGACGAGACTCCCGCCCCACCAGAGGTCATCCCCGTGCCCAACCTCACCACGTCCGTCGTGGCTGACGTGTACCCCCGAGAGGCGATCGTGCCGGACGGAGAGTGGAGCGCTCTCAACGTCACGGACAttgtcaaggccaaggacgacaaggagcgcgtcgcctGCCTGCCGTACCGCCGCTCCCGGTGGATCGAGAACAAGCTGCGCGTGGCCATCGAGGGACCACCCAGCGTGCGCAAGCAGAACCT gcgcTACCTTTTCTATCTTTCATGTCTCATGTCATTTTTCAACTTTGCGCACTCTCTGCACCGGACATCGAACGCCGACTTGCCGTCCAAGCTCCAAGGCATTCCCCCACAAGTGCTGCAGGGGCTGCTGACGCGCTTTTCCGAGCCCGATGGAAAGAAGTACAAGGTGACGGAGAGGAGCCGGCAGAAGCTCCTCATGTGGATCTGCGTGTGTTACCTCGCCGCGGACGGGTGGACGGTCGATgtcggccgcgtcgccaaggACCTCAACATGCCGCCAACCAAGGTCGGCGAGTTCTACAAGTCGCTCGGGTGCACTGTCGAGCTGCCTAGCCcggccgagcgcgagaagatggGGATCACTCTCAGCCAGGCGCAGGAGCGCCGCAGAGCTACCCTCAAGGCGCCGGTCAAGTACCCCAAGACGAAGCGCCGCGGCCCAGCCAAGCACTAG
- a CDS encoding uncharacterized protein (Belongs to the short-chain dehydrogenases reductases (SDR) family): MFFARRTNRILSKAVRYTHDLSVFSSSRLIGKTALITGASSGIGAATAELFARAGANVVILARRQALLDEVKKKCKDAHEAFGFRNAKVVAFEMDMTDSKAIDGILDKTDGLPVDVLVNNAGLVRGREQIGDISAEDIDVMFQTNVIGLFHLTQVMVRDFKKRNTGFIVNLGSVAGIESYVGGSIYCATKHAVHAFSATLMRELVNTNIRVAEIMPGMVETEFSVVRYRGDKERAHDEYKGLTPLTGEDVAEEIVWVASRPEHVQIAQILMFPSAQASATVNYRKPE; encoded by the exons ATGTTCTTTGCACGACGCACCAACCGAATCCTCTCAAAGGCAGTGAGGTACACCCATGACCTGAGTGTATTCTCATCCTCACGCCTGATCGGCAAGACTG CTCTCATCACCGGCGCGTCCTCTGGTATCGGCGCGGCGACCGCCGAGCTGttcgcgcgcgccggcgccaacgTTGTCATCCTCGCGCGTCGGCAGGCGCTCCTGGACGAGGTCAAAAAGAAGTGCAAGGACGCGCATGAGGCTTTCGGGTTCAGGAATGCCAAGGTCGTCGCGTTCGAGATGGACATGACGGATAGCAAGGCGATTGACGGGATCCTGGACAAGACGGACGGGCTGCCGGTGGATGT cctcgtcaacaaTGCCGGCCTTGTGCGCGGTCGCGAGCAAATTGGCG ACATTTCGGCCGAGGACATCGACGTCATGTTCCAGACTAACGTGATCGGCCTATTCCACCTCACTCAGGTCATGGTGCGCGACTTTAAGAAGCGCAACACTGGA TTCatcgtcaacctcggctCCGTGGCCGGCATTGAATCGTATGTCGGCGGCAGTATCTATTGTGCAACCAAGCACGCTGTCCACGCCTTCAGCGCCACACTTatgcgcgagctcgtcaacacCAACATCCGGGTTGCCGAAATCATGCCCGGCATGGTGGAGACCGAGTTCAGCGTCGTACGCTACCGGGGCGACAAGGAACGCGCTCATGACGAGTACAAGGGCCTAACGCCGCTGACGGGTGAGGacgtggccgaggagattgtGTGGGTTGCGAGCCGGCCCGAGCATGTCCAAATCGCCCAAATCCTCATGTTCCCAAGCGCACAGGCTAGCGCGACTGTCAACTATCGCAAGCCGGAGTAG
- a CDS encoding uncharacterized protein (RF-1 domain), which produces MSRKADREARIQADAHVEIDAGAFAAEFEFEEEGEWGDEVEEGVFVDVPDFTHSRHAKAAAAAAAAQPTPAPPTRRVPTSIKQMNRLLGRHQVPDLPEDELDEKFVRGRGPGGQAINKTNSSVCLTHMPTGIRVQSQPTRSREQNRYIARQILKDRLDLMRARGELPNPDGSYSVPEAKPTEGLSRKERLAAEARTWSKQELRWEKERRRKLNRKKKVNKRNKTAEEQPDAQGEEGEVK; this is translated from the exons ATGTCACGCAAAGCAGATCGCGAGGCGCGGATACAAGCGGACGCCCACGTCGAAATTGATGCGGGCGCCTTCGCTGCCGAGTTCGAGTttgaagaggagggggagtggggagatgaggtggaggaaggcgtgTTTGTCGATGTACCA GATTTTACACACTCGCGCCATGCAAaggctgccgctgccgcagCAGCCGCACAACCAACACCGGCCCCCCCGACCCGCCGCGTACCCACCAGCATCAAGCAGATGAACCGGTTGCTGGGCCGGCACCAGGTGCCTGACTTGcctgaggacgagctggatgAGAAGTTTGTGCGAG GCCGCGGACCGGGAGGACAAGCAATCAACAAGACAAACTCGTCTGTTTGCCTCACCCACATGCCGACTGGTATTCGCGTACAATCCCAACCAACTCGAAGTCGGGAACAGAACCGTTACATTGCGCGACAAATCCTAAAGGACCGACTAGACCTCATGCGTGCTCGAGGCGAGCTCCCAAACCCAGATGGAAGCTACTCTGTTCCCGAGGCGAAACCGACAGAGGGCCTGAGTAGGAAGGAGCGGCTGGCTGCTGAGGCGCGCACGTGGAGTAAGCAGGAACTGAggtgggagaaggagaggcgGCGCAAGTTGAACCGTAAGAAGAAGGTCAATAAGCGCAACAAGACCGCAGAGGAACAACCAGATGcacaaggagaagagggcgaggtcaagTAA
- a CDS encoding uncharacterized protein (Xeroderma pigmentosum G N-region): MGVPGLWDLVRPAAVRTSLHALSRDAFLANKNGLRALTIGVDASIWIFHAQTNRNGANAFLRTIFYKIAALLQHPVLPVFVFDGPKKPSMKRGHRVMRSFGVNDGYSRQFKDLLDVCGLEWWNAPGEAEAELALMNRQGKIDAVLSDDVDALLFGATCLLRNNSPTLSGAQASSTQNTSSRSDQRHYEMYRISDIVAEWTRDESALKNADDCQRAMVLVALLGGGDYVPEGVGRMGPKISFGLAKAGHADFLKLYTKERSRFDRKIAQVHDDILNELSTNSSGHIGRRMKKLAEDLTDADLFQTFPLDCYLNPAISPSDDPGLGWPGFGKGEVSSSRGKARNIGRGDLEGMARACERYFEWGTREIVCKKFAGDTVNLFGAEIVSEARSMSRASTETRRRPTCRPGESPERITSYFTQSSITTSQGRKSISTTGTRHLVKIHSTRPSPMCSGLTEYRLEYQPKCYMDRCREAMDGHRADPSTLSPEERVTLGLVGEAAAPADTAIKDEVRIWIADYLVRAAWPHLITKYDEQEAAKTVKKAAPKKKAAVSSAGKGRKKAATKAVDAGAFEDFFASAPATQLTVRQVEQVTAGGTFSRRRRASATASSSHLTPAPSCSPRSMRSSSDLTAAQSSPLSLPPSSPIPVPAELSLPSPPVSPSKRGRSMRSQIASSRSSLSRDTSPCPGSPVATPLPTRRSPRKKRVTAPRAPRSVCNMLGSAADPICVSSDEDEQTPQPMRTSRAANRVPTAAPDSPVKRGTKAGRGRVATTEAGACAANISPPARHTRTDARQPTVTVPVRTLTTSVRRVSPHCTPSIPTTAITHTPTQTRLDLMTVARARKSQPAKKATSVSEPRSPRLPYFVVSEDDDGVEHIDLTQPRPRGSR, encoded by the exons ATGGGCGTCCCGGGATTGTGGGAT CTCGTTCGCCCCGCAGCGGTCCGTACCAGTCTGCACGCCCTGAGCCGCgacgccttcctcgccaacaagAACGGCCTGCGCGCTCTCACCATCGGGGTCGATGCTTC TATCTGGATCTTCCATGCGCAGACGAACCGCAATGGTGCCAacgccttcctccgcaCCATCTTCTACAAGATCGCTGCGTTGCTGCAGCACCCCGTCCTGCCGGTGTTTGTGTTTG ATGGACCGAAGAAGCCGTCGATGAAGCGTGGGCATCGCGTTATGCGCAGCTTTGGCGTCAACGACGGCTACTCGCGGCAGTTCAAAGACCTGCTCGACGTGTGTGGCCTCGAGTGGTGGAAT gcacCTGGGGAAgctgaggccgagctcgcacTCATGAACCGCCAAGGCAAGATCGATGCTGTGTTGTCtgatgacgtcgacgcgttgCTGTTTGGCGCGACATGCCTTCTGCGCAA CAACTCGCCTACGTTGTCCGGAGCCCAGGCTTCCTCGACGCAGAACACGTCGTCCAGGTCCGACCAGCGACATTACGAGATGTACCGCATCAGCGACATTGTCGCGGAGTGGACGCGGGACGAGTCTGCACTCAAGAACGCGGACGACTGCCAGCGGGCGATGGTGCTTGTTGCTCTTcttggaggaggagactACGTCCCCGAGGGCGTTGGGCGTATGG GTCCCAAGATCTCATtcggcctcgccaaggccggccACGCCGATTTCTTGAAGCTCTACACCAAGGAGCGATCCAGATTTGATCGCAAAATCGCGCAGGTGCACGACGACATTCTTAACGAGCTGTCGACCAACAGCTCTGGTCACATTGGACGGCGTATGAAGAAGCTGGCCGAGGAcctcaccgacgccgacctctTCCAAACCTTCCCTCTCGACTGCTACCTTAACCCTGCTATCAGTCCCTCTGACGATCCAGGACTGGGCTGGCCAGGCTTTgggaagggcgaggtgtCGTCATCTCGAGGTAAGGCTAGGAACATTGGCCGTGGGGACCTGGAGGGAATGGCTCGCGCCTGTGAGCGGTACTTTGAGTGGGGCACGCGCGAGATCGTGTGCAAGAAGTTTGCAGGTGACACGGTTAACCTTTTCGGTGCGGAGATTGTGTCTGAGGCGCGGAGTATGTCACGCGCATCAACGGAGACACGCAGACGACCAACCTGCCGGCCAGGGGAGTCGCCAGAACGCATCACGTCCTATTTTACTCAGAGCTCGATAACTACTTCCCAGGGGCGAAAGAGCATCTCGACGACGGGCACTCGGCACCTGGTGAAAATCCACTCCACACGCCCGTCGCCCATGTGCTCTGGCCTCACCGAGTACCGCCTCGAATACCAGCCAAAATGTTACATGGACCGCTGCCGCGAGGCGATGGACGGCCACCGCGCGGACCCATCGACCCTTTCGCCAGAGGAACGTGTTACGCTGGGGCTTGTTGGGGAGGCTGCGGCACCAGCAGACACTGCTatcaaggacgaggtgcgcaTCTGGATTGCAGACTACCTAGTTCGCGCGGCGTGGCCACACCTCATCACCAAGTATGATGAGCaggaggccgccaagaCTGTAAAGAAGGCTGCGCCGAAGAAGAAAGCTGCAGTCAGCTCAGCCGGTaaggggaggaagaaggcggcTACAAAGGCTGTCGATGCCGGCGCGTTCGAGGACTTCTTCGCCAGCGCTCCCGCGACGCAATTGACTGTGCGCCAGGTGGAGCAAGTTACGGCAGGCGGGACTTtctctcgtcgccgccgtgcCAGTGCCACTGCCAGTAGCTCACATCTCACGCCGGCTCCGTCTtgctcgccgcgcagcaTGCGCTCATCGAGTGACTTGACCGCAGCGCAGTCCTCGCCGCTTagcctccctccctcttcgCCTATTCCGGTTCCGGCTGAACTGTCCCTTCCGTCACCGCCTGTGTCGCCGAGCAAGCGCGGCCGCTCCATGCGTTCACAGATCGCTTCCTCCAGGAGCTCATTGTCGCGGGATACAAGCCCGTGTCCAGGATCCCCAGTGGCCACACCACTACCAACTCGGCGCTCGCCCCGGAAGAAGCGCGTCACTGCGCCTCGCGCCCCGCGCTCAGTCTGCAACATGCTGGGCTCCGCAGCTGACCCAATCTGCGTGTCTtctgacgaggacgagcaaACGCCGCAACCAATGCGCACTTCCAGAGCGGCCAACAGGGTTCCAACCGCGGCGCCAGACAGCCCCGTGAAGCGCGGGACTAaggctgggcgaggacgagtagCGACGACGGAGGCAGGGGCATGCGCGGCAAATATATCACCGCCAGCCAGACACACACGCACTGATGCGCGTCAGCCCACTGTCACTGTACCAGTACGCACCCTCACGACGTCGGTACGCCGTGTATCACCCCACTGCACCCCTTCCATCCCCACGACAGCCATTACGCACACACCTACCCAAACCCGTCTTGACTTGATGACTGTCGCGCGGGCACGGAAAAGCCAGccggccaagaaggccacCAGCGTTTCCGAGCctcggtcgccgaggcTCCCCTACTTTGTCGTCtctgaggacgacgacggggtCGAGCACATCGACCTTACGCAGCCTCGCCCGCGCGGCTCACGCTAA